The genomic stretch GAGCTCAATGAAAATGGTGTTGCACTAATTTATTATAGAACTGGCAGTGTGGGCAGTAATGCGGATGTTTACCTCACAGAGGGAACCAGTGGCAATGTTGTGGGAACACCAGAACGAGGAACATTCCAAGAACCCAAACATTATTACAGACCTATCCCAGCACCTGAAATGGCACTTAACCCAAATTTGGAGCAAGTGTTCGGTTGGGAATAATTCAGATGTTTAATTTTTTATTTAAAAAGGAGGGGTAAAAGCCTCCTTTTGACTTTTAACTATGGAAAAGAAAAAAAATCATAACAAACGGAGGACATTTGTTAAAGGAGCGGTTTTGGCAGTATGCTTCCGGGTTTGGTAAAGGCGCAAGCAAGTGATGGTGGTCGGCGTCCAAAAAAATTACTCAGAATTGCACACATTACGGATGTTCACCTGAGTTCGGATAACAATGCTCCCGCTCGATTTAATGCATGTATTGACAAAATCAAAGAAAGAAAAATCGATTTTTTCTTGAATGGAGGGGATAGTATTATGGCTGCCGATGGTAAGGACATTGACCGAGAGCAAGTAAGTGAAATGTGGGATTTATGGAAAACGTCCAGAAAACGCTTTTCCGAATATGAGATGTACAGTTGTTTGGGCAATCACGATATGTGGTGGGCGGCCCCGGATAAAGATGACCCCATGTATGGTAAAGGGTATGCCATGCAACAATTGGGAATGCCTTCGACTTTTTACAGCTTTGACAAAAATGATTGGCATTTTATCGTTTTGGATAGTAATGTGGATGGGGGTGGAGCATTGGGACTGAAACAAATGCAATGGCTTTCCGATGATTTGGCAAAACTCCCAAAGGGAACACCTGTTTTGATCATGTCCCATTATCCCATTTTATCGGCCTCAACCCATACCGTGGGTGGGAACCATAACGATGCTTTGCAAATCACAAAGATCCTTTACAAACATCCCGATAAAAGGATACATTGCATCGGGGGGCATGTACATTTATTTGATACCGTTGTCTATAACAATGTGCATTATTATTGTAATGGCGCAATGAGCGGGTATTGGTGGGGAAAAGGAGATGAGGATTCAGCCCAAAAGTATTGGTACCACGAGACTCCACCAGGCTATACCATCATTGAGCTTTTTGAAGATGGCTCCATGGAGAACCACTATCATCCACATCAATTTTAAGGATTTGATTTTAAAAAGAAAACAGATTCTCCCAGTTGTATGCCTTGTTTTTATTGGTATGCTAGGTTCATGTTTTGCACAAAGTGGGAAAGTGCAGATAAAGGTAATGGCATGGAACATTCTTCATGGAGGTAACGATATTGAGAATGGATTACAGCATGTCATAGACATTATAAGGGAGGTTGATCCGGATATTCTTTTAATGGTAGAGACCTATGGTTCCGGAAAACAAATCGCAGAGAACCTCGGATACAATTTTCACTTATGTGCTCCCGAGGGTACACCATTGGACGACAAGTCAACCAATCTATCCATTTTTTCTAAATATCCCTTGGGAGAGACGTTAACAACACTTTATGCTTTACTGACACTTACCTCTTTCCAAGTTCAGGATTCTCGCATAAGTCGGCCGAAACACTCTTGAAACCTTGAGCATATTTTAATGATTGTGCTTCACTGAACTTTTCAATAGTATATTTGGCCATGTTCCTGAAATCTGCCCTTGCCTTTGCACTAATGGTGTATTTATTTTCCGGCATTGTGCTCGTTTATTGCTTCTTCCCAAATGCTATCGGTGGTAGCATCGGTCGGACCACTCTCAATCCCTTCGATTAACGCTTTGTTCAAATCAACGATACGTTTTCTTCGCTCCTGGTCTTTTCGAATAATGTCCCTGATATATTCGCTGTCGTTCGTATTGAACCCCTGCTAGATCAAACTTTTGACAAAAGCATCTTGTTGTTCCGTGAAAGTGATGGATTTTCTAATTACCGCCATAATGAACCAATAATATTATTGATGATTCAATTTAGATAAATAATTTTGGATAGGGAACTATCGGGCAAAAAACGGTCAAAGAGAACCATTGAAAACGGATATTTTTGAACCACTTAAAAAATGGTTTCAGACTACGCCATGAAAGGGTTTGCAATACATATTGCTATGCTCACTTTAATCCAGCGAAGGTGGCATAGTATGCCCGGTGTTTCCAGTGAGCTGTTGAAAATTCATGCTGAAATGAAGCCTATCGTTAAGAACAAGCTTCGAAGTATCTGTTTTTGACAATTAAGACCCTCTGGTAGTACTGACAGTTAAAGAGCCGCTGTACGGACCTTTTTCACTCCGGCATTCCTGATTCACGGATTTTTGAAAGATACACTTTCCTTCCTAATTATTTAAATGCTATACGTCATAGATTTTACCATCGACATCCCTACAATTTTTCTTAAATGTAACTGCTACGCATGCAAGAAAGCTATTGTCTTTATTTCCTGGTACAATTAAAGTTAGCAGATGATATACGCATAGAAACCGTTGCCATTTTGGGTGCTACCTTTTAGTATTTGTTGGTTAAACTTAATGCCAGTATGTACCTTGTATGCATTGGCAGGTGAAATCTTTGTATGGCCCAAGTTCAAATTTAGGACCAAATATCATTCATTACCGTCAATACAAGAGGCTTCCCATCCGTTACCACAATCGTGTGTTCGTGCTGCGCCATGAATCCGCCTTTGTTTCCGACCATGGTCCAACCATTAGCCAATGTTTCAGCTTGGGTCGAGGAAGTTGCGATAAAGGTCTCAATGGCAACCACCGAGTTCTTTTTGAACCTGACTTTATTGAAACGGTCCTTGAAATTCGCTATTTCATTCGGTGCTTCGTGGAGACTTCTTCCAATACCATGCCCGGTTAGGTTTTTGATTACTTTGTACCCGTGCTTCCTTGCCTCCGTTTCAATTAAATGCCCGATACTGGAAATGCGGACACCGCCCCTAATGTTGTCGATTGCCTTGTGCAGAATCTGTTTCGAGGCGTCTACAAGGTTTTGATGGTGGTTGCTATCCTCGCCCAACACAAAGGACCCCCCGTTATCCGACCAATACCCTTCGAGTTCTGCCGATACATCAATGTTCACAAGGTCGCCCTCTTCCAACCGTCTGCTGGCTGAGGGAATGCCATGACAAAATTCACGGTTTACGCTTATACAAGTGTGACCTGGAAAACCATAGGTCAGAAACGGGGCGGATTTGGCACCGTAGTCCGATAGGATTCCAGCCCCGAAATCATCCAACTGTTTTGTGGTCATTCCAGGCTTGGCATAGTTCCGCATTTCCTTTAATGCGACAGCAACGGCCTCGCTCACTTTTTTCATTCCTATAAGTTCATCTTCCTTTGTTATTGACATTTTGTACTATTTAATTTTTTGCTTTTTCCATGGAAATGTGCCCAACCAGAGCACGGACCTCGGTATATATCTGGTAACTTTTCACATCGTAACTAATTGATCAAATTGAACGAAACCCCAAAATTAACGTAGAAATTTGGGTCAAATGAGGTTGTGCTTATTTCCTTGGTCTGTCCCCTTTCCCGTATCGTTCCGTTCAAAAAATAGTTCCAACCCGTACGCAGGGACAAAATGAGCCCTTCGTATATTTTATATTCATACATTAGACCCGATCTGATCTCATTGCGATTGAAGTTATAGAGAACATCCCCGTCCCCCAAGCCATCGGTGATGAAGTAAAAGGGCTCTCCCTCAAAGACCGTCCCGATGGACAGTCTTCCCCCGGTTAATAGGTTTCTTCTAAAATACAACTGTTTGGGCAATATCATATCTATGCGCCAAGGCGAGTCTTTAAACTGGTGCTCGTAGGAAAAGGCCGGTAAGATGGGGAATACGGCATTGGGGTTCGATTGCAGTACCAATCCGATGGTGGTCGTCGTTTGGGTGTTTCTCTTTAAGACGAAAGAGGCAACATAGGCTGCGTTCAATACACCGAACTTCTTATCTGAGGCATCCCCAAATACACTTAGGTTGGAAACTAGGGTTTTTCCAAATAGCCTATCGTATCGGGTATAGTTCACCGAGCCGAAGAAATAATGGAAGCTTTGGCTCTCCGCGACCCCAATGATGGGGGAGGCACCACTTGGAACATTGGCCTGGCCAAAATTAATGTCCCTGTAACCATAACGTAGGGAAGCACTCAAAATCCGAGTGTCCTTTTGGACAATCGGGAGGTTCATGGCCGCACGGACCCTTGTCTCACTTTCAATGGTACCTGTCTGATAAGGTGTGCCAAACAGCTCCGATTCGTAATCCGAGCTACCCAATTGTTCAAAATGGACGTCAATAAAACGGGTATTAGGGAACTGGTCCGTCACCTTTTTTACCAAGATCATACTTTTGGATGGAATCGAATCCGTTTCCTGGGCAAGCACGGAAACTGAAATTGTCATCAAGACAGCTATCACTAGGCATTTTTTCATGTAGTAATGGGCGGATTTAGACAAACCCTTTTTGCATATCATTGGGATTTGGGCCAAGGATCAATATTTTTTATACAACACCTATCTTTTTACACTGAATTGAGCTAAACCAAAAACAATCCTCTTTCAAATGATTTCACTAAAAACCCAGTTTTTTGGACGTGTTTTTTTGGTGCTGGGCGTCCTCCTAGGTCCACCTTGGCACTTTTTCGCTCGAATCACATGTCCAACCACTTTTTAAAGGCGGAACAGCGCTCCCTTGAAACAATTATTTTTTCCTCCTGTACGGGTTTGAGCTTCAATAATAAACGACTGTTGAAATAATGATGGATCTCAATAACGGACTTCAAGGCAATCATGTATTTTCTGTTGATCCTGAAAAAATCGATCGGGTTCAACATATCCTCCAATTGGTCAAGGGAATATTCCAAAGGATAACTTTTCCCATCGCCAGTTATAATACATATCGTTCCGCCCTCTGATCTAAAGAAATAAATGTCATCTACATTAAGGGAACTATAATGGTTGCCCACCTTGACCATAAACCGACGCTTGTACTCCTTGTTGAACATTTTCTTAAAACCCTGGACCCTGACATCCTCAGTCTCCCTGATGACATGGAACTGGTTCCGGAACTTTTCGAGGGAACGTTCCAGTTCCTTTTTATCAATGGGTTTGAGCAGGTAGTCCAACCCGTTGTATTTAAAACCCCGGATGGCGTATTCGTTATAGGCCGTGGTGAAGATAATGGGGGGATGTTCGTTGATAGCGTCCAGAATATCAAACCCATAACCGTCATGCAACTGGATATCCAAGAAAATAAGGTCTGGCGGCGGATTTTCCTTGAACCACTTGATAGCTCCTTCAACCGAAAAAATAGTGGCCGCTACCTTGATGTACGGAGCAATATCATTGACCAATTGTACCAAACGTTTGGAGGCAATATGTTCATCTTCTATGATTATGGCTTCTATCATGTTAGGAGATGTAATGGGGATTTTTGTTCAACATTTTTCTTCAATAGGGGCAGGGAAACGGTAAAGTGTCCATTTCTTTGCTCAATCAAGACGGGAGATGTTGTGTAAAAGGAAAATCGATTTTTAATATTCTCCAGTCCCAACTGGGTTGAGCTATGGGCATCATTTCTTTTTCTCAACGTATTGGATATCCTAAGGTATCGGTGATCATTTGAAATAATGACCTCCATAGGATGCTTATCCGAAAAGGAATTATGCTTCAGGGCATTCTCCATCAACATCTGAAGGGTCAGTGTGGGAATTACATAGGTATTCGGCGCCAAATTTATCTCCATGCGTATACTCAGCGAGGTTTGATGGCGTACGTCCATCATAAAAATAAAGGAGTCCAAAAAGGAGAGCTCTTTGTCCAGACTGGTCAGGTCTGAATCCTGGTTGTCCAGGATATACCGATAGCAAGAAGCCAATCTTGCCGTAAAATCAGAGGCCAGGTCCCTATCTTCGTACATGAGCGAGGTCAGGGTGTGCAGGCTGTTGAACAAAAAATGGGGGCTGATCTGATTCTTCAATATTTTATAATTGGTGGCCAGGACCTCCTTTTCAAGTTTGAGCATCCTTGTGTGCAATCTGTTCTTTACCTGACCGGAGAAATAAAATAGATTGCACAAGATAAGAATTGTGGCAATGAGTGCCGCCCTTGAAAAATCCATTCGAAATTGGAGCCAAGGTTCCTGGGATTTGAGGTCAAGAACACTGGCGAAATGAAATAGGGCCAGGTAATATCCTATCGCGAACAAGGGCAATAGGGCCCCTATGGTCTTTCCCAAAATTTGTACCCCTGCCACCCAGCCCAATCCTTTGTAGGGGTCGTCCCTTAGATGCTTTTTGATTATCCGGTCGCTCAATTCCCATGAGAACATAAAAAAAATGACCCCGCTTACATAATAGAAGAATGATGTAACGGTGAAGAATGGGTCGCTGTAGTCCGAATCAATGATTGATTTGACTACAATAAAGACCATCGTGACCACAAGAAGACGAAACCCCATTTTTTTTAATATTAAACCTATATGCATCATAAATCCGGTAGGCATAAAAATAGTTGGATAAATCGGCCCTTTGGTCCATAGGTCCATGACCCGTCATTTTAGTTCATGAACTGTCGTTATTTGTTTTGAACTGTGTTCGAGCCGAAAAAAACAAAAAATGAACGCTTCGGGCCGTAATATGACGGTTCATCAAGAAATTACAGTACCCAAAGGTATTCGGCTGTTCGACAAAGGTAAATCACTTCAATTTTGTTCAAAACTAAATGTATGAAAACATATTTTTACGGCCTTGTTTTTCTGTGCTATACGTCGTTATATGCCCAAACAGGTGTCATCAAGGGACAAATAGTGGATGAACAATCGGAAATTGGATTGATTGGGGTAACAATTGAACTGCTGGACCAAGAAACACCTATAGGGGTTGTTTCGGATGAAGAGGGATATTACAGGTTGGAAAATGTGCCTATAGGTAGGCAGACCATCCGAATAAGTTACTTGGGGTTTGAAACCGTTACCTTGCCCAACATCATCGTGTCATCGGGAAAGGACGCCCTGATGGATGTTCGCTTAAAGGAATCCTTTGGGCAATTGGATGAGGTCGTGGTCACCTATGAGTCCCGAAAGGACCAACCGCTCAATGCCCTGACTTCGGTCTCAGCCGTCCAGTTCGGCATGGAAGAGGTGCAGCGCTTCTCCGGTGGGCGCAGTGATATCGGTCGCTTGGCATCCAATTTTGCGGGCGTATCGACAACTGATGACAGCCGGAACGATATTGTGGTCAGGGGAAACTCACCCACGGGTCTGTTGTATCGTCTCGAAGGGGTGCCAATACCAAACCCGAACCACTTTACCTCGGCAGGTACGGCAGGTGGTGCTGTATCCTCGGTCAATCCGAACCTATTGAAAAATTCAGATTTCTTTACTTCCGCTTTTCCTTCAGAATATGGGAACGCGATAGGAGGGGTCTTTGATTTAGGTTTTAGGAGCGGTAACAAGGATGATTATGAATTTTCTCTTCAAGTGGGTGCCTTTACCGGTGTGGAGGCCCTGGCCGAGGGTCCATTGGGGAAGAACAATGGTTCATTTCTCATTGGTGCCAGATATTCCCTTATCGGTCTGATCGGGGGTGCGGGCATTACCTCGGCCACCCCAAACTATTCCGATGTGTCCATGAACATCGACTTTGGTACCACCAAGCTGGGACAATTGTCCCTATTTGGAATATTTGGGACCTCGAATATCGATTTTCTGGGGGAGGAATTTAACGAGGACGACCTCTTCTCCTCCCAAGATGAGGATATGTTCGTTTCATCCGACTTTGGGGTTCTAGGCCTTAAGCACCGTATCCATTTTGGGAAAGCGATCTACTTGCAAAGTACATTGGCCACTGCCTTTTCGAACGATGGGATCGAGACCGATAGGTATTATAATCTAGACCAACCCGGGGAACGGGTGATCAGGTATTCGGAAGCCGACAATTCAGAAAACAGATATACCTTTTCGACCTACCTTAATTCCAAATTGAACAGTAAAGCGACCCTCCGTGCCGGTATGCTCTTGGAACGGTTCAATGTGAAATCTTTGCTTCGGGATCGCGAAGAACAAGCAGACAATGATGGCGATGGGGACCCGGACCTATTCACCTTTAGGGACACCAATGAAGGTTTGAGCATTTTACAGCCCTATTTGCAGTCCCAATACAGGCTCACGGAGGATTTGACCCTTAATGCCGGGTTGCACGGTCAGTACAGTAGCCTCAACCATCAATTTGTCCTGGAGCCACGGGCCGGAATCAAATATAGGGCAGGGACCGCACACACGTTCAGCCTTGGATATGGGATACACCATCAGAACATATCCTTGCCTATCCTTTT from Flagellimonas oceani encodes the following:
- a CDS encoding endonuclease/exonuclease/phosphatase family protein; translated protein: MQIKVMAWNILHGGNDIENGLQHVIDIIREVDPDILLMVETYGSGKQIAENLGYNFHLCAPEGTPLDDKSTNLSIFSKYPLGETLTTLYALLTLTSFQVQDSRISRPKHS
- a CDS encoding sensor histidine kinase; the protein is MDLWTKGPIYPTIFMPTGFMMHIGLILKKMGFRLLVVTMVFIVVKSIIDSDYSDPFFTVTSFFYYVSGVIFFMFSWELSDRIIKKHLRDDPYKGLGWVAGVQILGKTIGALLPLFAIGYYLALFHFASVLDLKSQEPWLQFRMDFSRAALIATILILCNLFYFSGQVKNRLHTRMLKLEKEVLATNYKILKNQISPHFLFNSLHTLTSLMYEDRDLASDFTARLASCYRYILDNQDSDLTSLDKELSFLDSFIFMMDVRHQTSLSIRMEINLAPNTYVIPTLTLQMLMENALKHNSFSDKHPMEVIISNDHRYLRISNTLRKRNDAHSSTQLGLENIKNRFSFYTTSPVLIEQRNGHFTVSLPLLKKNVEQKSPLHLLT
- a CDS encoding TonB-dependent receptor, which gives rise to MKTYFYGLVFLCYTSLYAQTGVIKGQIVDEQSEIGLIGVTIELLDQETPIGVVSDEEGYYRLENVPIGRQTIRISYLGFETVTLPNIIVSSGKDALMDVRLKESFGQLDEVVVTYESRKDQPLNALTSVSAVQFGMEEVQRFSGGRSDIGRLASNFAGVSTTDDSRNDIVVRGNSPTGLLYRLEGVPIPNPNHFTSAGTAGGAVSSVNPNLLKNSDFFTSAFPSEYGNAIGGVFDLGFRSGNKDDYEFSLQVGAFTGVEALAEGPLGKNNGSFLIGARYSLIGLIGGAGITSATPNYSDVSMNIDFGTTKLGQLSLFGIFGTSNIDFLGEEFNEDDLFSSQDEDMFVSSDFGVLGLKHRIHFGKAIYLQSTLATAFSNDGIETDRYYNLDQPGERVIRYSEADNSENRYTFSTYLNSKLNSKATLRAGMLLERFNVKSLLRDREEQADNDGDGDPDLFTFRDTNEGLSILQPYLQSQYRLTEDLTLNAGLHGQYSSLNHQFVLEPRAGIKYRAGTAHTFSLGYGIHHQNISLPILFLNEMVNGELQQTNTDLDFVRSDHYVIGYDLRLSSAWRAKAEVYYQDISKAGVEAFPSSYSTLTEGADFSFDNDRVSLVNDGTGFNQGVELTLEKFFSEGYYGLLTASFFESKYTGSEGIERNSPFNNGYVTNLLAGREFKTGKNQQNVLFVDTRLSLAGGRYYTPVDLEASQESGYEVLLDDLAYSRQYEDYFRWDIKLGFKLNNVQKKQSHQFYIDFQNVTNRDNIFERRYNRLTDQVNEVYQNGFFPDVGYRFQF
- a CDS encoding LytR/AlgR family response regulator transcription factor, translated to MIEAIIIEDEHIASKRLVQLVNDIAPYIKVAATIFSVEGAIKWFKENPPPDLIFLDIQLHDGYGFDILDAINEHPPIIFTTAYNEYAIRGFKYNGLDYLLKPIDKKELERSLEKFRNQFHVIRETEDVRVQGFKKMFNKEYKRRFMVKVGNHYSSLNVDDIYFFRSEGGTICIITGDGKSYPLEYSLDQLEDMLNPIDFFRINRKYMIALKSVIEIHHYFNSRLLLKLKPVQEEKIIVSRERCSAFKKWLDM
- the map gene encoding type I methionyl aminopeptidase codes for the protein MSITKEDELIGMKKVSEAVAVALKEMRNYAKPGMTTKQLDDFGAGILSDYGAKSAPFLTYGFPGHTCISVNREFCHGIPSASRRLEEGDLVNIDVSAELEGYWSDNGGSFVLGEDSNHHQNLVDASKQILHKAIDNIRGGVRISSIGHLIETEARKHGYKVIKNLTGHGIGRSLHEAPNEIANFKDRFNKVRFKKNSVVAIETFIATSSTQAETLANGWTMVGNKGGFMAQHEHTIVVTDGKPLVLTVMNDIWS
- a CDS encoding metallophosphoesterase family protein — its product is MLPGLVKAQASDGGRRPKKLLRIAHITDVHLSSDNNAPARFNACIDKIKERKIDFFLNGGDSIMAADGKDIDREQVSEMWDLWKTSRKRFSEYEMYSCLGNHDMWWAAPDKDDPMYGKGYAMQQLGMPSTFYSFDKNDWHFIVLDSNVDGGGALGLKQMQWLSDDLAKLPKGTPVLIMSHYPILSASTHTVGGNHNDALQITKILYKHPDKRIHCIGGHVHLFDTVVYNNVHYYCNGAMSGYWWGKGDEDSAQKYWYHETPPGYTIIELFEDGSMENHYHPHQF
- a CDS encoding DUF6268 family outer membrane beta-barrel protein — protein: MKKCLVIAVLMTISVSVLAQETDSIPSKSMILVKKVTDQFPNTRFIDVHFEQLGSSDYESELFGTPYQTGTIESETRVRAAMNLPIVQKDTRILSASLRYGYRDINFGQANVPSGASPIIGVAESQSFHYFFGSVNYTRYDRLFGKTLVSNLSVFGDASDKKFGVLNAAYVASFVLKRNTQTTTTIGLVLQSNPNAVFPILPAFSYEHQFKDSPWRIDMILPKQLYFRRNLLTGGRLSIGTVFEGEPFYFITDGLGDGDVLYNFNRNEIRSGLMYEYKIYEGLILSLRTGWNYFLNGTIRERGQTKEISTTSFDPNFYVNFGVSFNLIN